The DNA region CGAGACACAGGTACTGTCCCAGTAGGAGAGAGGAACAATTTGTGGTGTAGTCCCCAAGAGCTCCAGTAATGAGGACCGCAGCTACGATCAACCACAGGACATATTGTGCATTTCCTCCCTGCATGACCGGGATTTTTGGAAAGCCGAAGGTTATCAATCGTTTCATGCTGAAGTGATGTGCTGATGATGATTGTATGCAGTCATCATTCTCGGTCTGCTTGCCAAGGGGTGCATTGTTCTCTAGTAAATCAAtactggaaagaagaaaaaatgaagtttGCAgtgtattatttcttttgttattattagtatcatttatttatatattctttctgcCTATATGTATACCCCTGTGGTGTTTTTTACACAACTAGAGGTACTAAATCCCCCtgttgtatattttatttctatccACTGATGGATAATTTTactataaaaatgtgtatgtgcatagggGTTGAGGGGGGTTGTACATACTGCTCATAATTTTGGGAACTTACCACTAATTTCTTACATGTTTTTCTTATAGGGTCTTAGACTACAATTAATCTACATTCTCTggatctcttcttttttcttatcttctttgcttctgtttgtatttcttcatttatttcttcctttgttctttgtcttgatatatgatgtcatttatttttgttttttctaagaaGATTTTTGTCTCTGCTTATAGTACTTTTTTTTGTTGATGATTAATCTGCACCTGAAATCAGGAGACATGTTGTTCGATTAagaattgttattctttttagtgCATCTAATTATTTTATAGCATGTGAATGGGATTTTGGGCACTGAACAGTAGGTGAACAACATATTTTTCTTGAGTTTTACAATATCTGCATGAAGGTTCTCTTTCAATTTTGATCTTGTGTTAGTGTTGATTTGGCTTGGAgtgtttattcttattacaataCATCTAACTTACAATAATTGAATCTTGTTTATGAATCTCATCTATTGTTTTTTAGATGAAAGTCTTTTGATACAATTTTTTTCCagatttgattattataatgaattcTAATTCCAAGTTTCTACTTAGGTTATTTGTCCCTTTCAATTAAAATTTTGGGTCCCACTGGGGAAGATGAGGATCAAGTTACCAAAAATTTGTTTGGGTTCATTTATTTCTTCAATAAAGTAttcactattttatatatatatatatatattattgcaagGGTTATTGAATAACTCATAACTTCTACTAGAACCGTTGATAATGTCATTTCTTATTTCCCCTGTTGTGAGTTAATGATTATGTTCAATATTACTTTACAGATATTTGTGTTGATAATTAACCCCAGAAAATTCTTGCTTGCACTTCATTTGTTGGTTTGCTGAGTgtttttcatttgtgtttgttGAGTGATTGAGTTTCACATCTGATTGATTTTTTCTAATATGTGTATTGTTATGTAATTATGTTGTCATTCATAATTTGGTGCTCATGTTTTGAAATTGGATTCAATTgattttgttttaactatttcCATGTTATNNNNNNNNNNNNNNNNNNNNNNNNNNNNNNNNNNNNNNNNNNNNNNNNNNNNNNNNNNNNNNNNNNNNNNNNNNNNNNNNNNNNNNNNNNNNNNNNNNNNGAAAAATTACCCGAGGTTTTACCGAAACAGTGAGAGAGTAATaacgataagataataatagaaacgagACAAACAAAAGATACCTGTGAGGTTCACACCAACGGAGGTTGTTTACTACAGTTTCTAAGGGATAACAATGCCAGTATTATTTACATGTGATAACTAGGACATTATCAACAGGATTTTTATGTTGTCATTACTATataattttcatcctcatcattgttattatgatatattttgcCTTTATCACTCTCACAGTACTATAattttgtcatcaccattatcatcattgttgttttcaaggtctatgtaagtataatggttggttgttattattacaattactattatcattgtcattctttgtgtaatatcattattattatcattgttattattgtaattattattattataataattattattattattattattattattattattattattattatcattatcattattatgattgtcattacattatcattattagtattattatatcattattatattattattattattattcattattattattattattgtttatatattattatagttatttattaattactattattattattattacaattattgtcattattattattattttattactagtattattttaatatcatcatttttattactattattattattattattattattattattattatgtattattaaatattattaacatattatatatcatattaatcatattatattatgattattattattattattattattatattaatattattgttatcattattactactattattgatattatcattattagcatcatcactattcttattactataatcatcattactattattattatcattattattattatcatcattgtcattattatcgttattatttttgtgattattattattattgttatattattattattattattattattattattattattattattattgttattattcatattattattattattatcataattattattattattattattatcattattatattattatcatcatcattatcatcattattttcataataactatcattattgttattattattatcattattattatcattattattatcattactaattatccttattaatattattattattattatatcattattattattattattattatcattattattattaacattatattatatataattattattattacattattattactattattattattaatcattataattatattattaattatcattattatattttattatattattatcattattattattattatattatcattactattattatcattattattattattattaattattattattattcattattattatactattattattattattcattatattattattagtatcatttttaaattactatttttattatcattatatattatttttaaattaattatcattattattattgttgttgctgttgttgctatcgttattattatcatgtctattatcattatacttattatttttattattattttcattaatattcgtcttattcttattattattactattatcatcattattattattaatattcttatcattaatattattattattttcattattattattacttttattattgttattactattattattatcatcttgtaataattatttttttcatcataattattattattattattattattattattattgttgttgttgttattaatatcatcattatcattttgatattactgttattattatttctattatcattatcattatcataatgaatattgccatcattattatcattattattatcattattgatattattattattattattattattattatatatgtattagtattagtagtatcattattattatcatcattattaacattatcattattgttattactaatgttagcattattattattatgattgttattactgttatcattatcattattattatatttgtttattattgttcctacttttatcattattatcatcatcactatcagtatttcTATAATTGACTGTAAACGACATCAAGCACAGATTTCTCTGCTTACGTAATCACCCCACCTGTCCACTTGTGTTTTTAATGTTTACTAAATTCAGAACCTATAGATCTTCAAAGAGTtgtcacatacatgcatattcacacacacacacacatatatatctgtatatatgcagggccggattatgaccttttggggcccctaggaTAATGAAATCATGGGGCCCCCTCAGACAGAGTCACCCTTTAACTCGGCTGCACCCGTCTTGAATATTTTTTACTCGTGATATATTTTATCGACATTTACATAGCTTGAGGTAAACTGATTGCAAATTCTGTAAATAAACTAGCATAGCTATCTTTCGTTCAAAAACAAATTATAAGCTACATTCACAAACAAATGTTTAGCAAGATGATAAACGAACATGGACTGGGGCCCCATGATTTACAGCTAGGGCGCCAaactggggcccctgatctcaaataaacggcttcaaaacggggccccttatctcaaatgaagggcctcaaacaggggccctttatctcaaataaggggccacaaacaggggccactttttttttttaattgggttttcagactcctgggcctccttttgtaaaaTTGAAATTTTAATTTAAGTTtaatgaattattcagcaatgcaaaatattaaaatattatactcattttaaaaagaattatatttgaaaatcttttagcagggcccctcaagcttggggcccccaagcttgaggggccctaggctgcagcctatactagcctataggataatccgaccctgtatgtatgcatatatatatataaatatatatacatatatatatatttatatatatataatatatatatgatatatatatatatatatatatatatatatatgtacatgcgtgtgtgtgtgtgtatgtgtgtgtgtgtgtgtgtgtttgtgtgtgacaaacacacacacacacacacacacacacacacacacacacacacacacacacacatacacacatacgcatatatatatatattatatatatatatatatatatatatatatatatatatgcgtgtgtgtgtgtgcgtgtgtgtgtgtgtgtgtgtgtgtgtttgtcacacaaacacatacacacacacacacgcatatacatatatatatatatatataacatatatattatatatataaatatatatatatatatatatatatacaaatatatgcatacacacacacacacacacacacacacacacacacatacacacacacacacacacacacacacacacacacacacacacacacacacacacacacacacacacacacacacatacacacgcatatatatatatatatatatatattacatatattatatatatattatatatatattatatatatatgcgtgtgtgtgtgtgtgtgtgtgtgtgtgtgtgtgtgtgtgtgtgtgtgtgtgttagtgtgtgacaaacacgcgcacacacacacactcacacacacacacacacacacacacacacacacacacacacacacacacacacacacacacacacacacacatatatatatatatatatatatgtatgtatatgtatttataagtgagtgtatgtgtgtatgtagtaaaTGACATTTATTTCCAGCCTTTCAAGTGCACAAATTACTGGGGGGGTTTTCTTCTTCTCAGTACCATCATTatgacacaataaataaatagcgctgcattattaattatcaatgaTGTAGCATTTAAGAGTTTCTTACGCTGTAAATGTAATTAAAATACAAAGCAAGTCTCCGTCCCCGCTGAATGCGCATCTCGCTCGTCACTTGTTTACCCGAATGTTTTCTTTCCGAGGACGTCCAGCGGTCCCTTCACACCCAACATCCCAGCAAAATGGTTTGTTGTTAGAGTTATCCGTTAATTTCTTGAACATCGCGTGGTCTTACTACTCAAAAGTGTTAGAAGATGATCGAGTGTATTCCTCTGTGTGTCTTTAGTGAATATATAAGTGGATATGGCTGAGATAAAGTTGAAAAATAAGAGTGGCGGTATGGAAACCCGTCTGTGTACTGTGGATACATGCCTCGCGAAATTGAATCAAAATATACACCGGTAGAGGGTAGTTTTTAGGCGGTTTTATGATAAAACTTTAAGTTATTTTGCATTCCTGATGATTAGCCAAacctatatttattaatatgatgCTAGAAGTTATATAAAGTATTTCATGCTTATCCGATTCTGTTCGGGAATAAACACAAGTTGAAAAATCACCATGTGATAAAATGTGTAGAGTTGATCTAAATACGTTTAAATGTTGATGTTGGTTTAAATCTGAAAACCGTGCGAACCCATAATTTGACTTGGTTTCATTAGTGTAATTTTAGATATGGAAGGATTTTCCCATCTGAAGTTGATAGAGGTAAATAGAAGACCTCGACAGTAACTTCTAAAATGTGCCGTTTATTCAAATTGTCTCTTCTAACAGTTTGCGTGTAAATGTGATCTGCAATGCAAGATCTATGGCTTGAAGTCTAGCCAAGTAGTGGTACAATTTAGACCTCCTCTTTGGCAGAAATATAAGAATGAGCTTTGAGTTGAGGATAACAATGTCAGTGAGTTCATATTTTGATAGAATGACATCCAATTGCTTTGGCTTTTTGTAAATCTTTAACTCTTAGGTAATTGGTAATCCCAATTTTATAGGATTTGTTTAGTAAGGCTACCTTTTTATTACATGAGTTTGTTAGACATTATCTCTAAATTTAGTAACATGAGAATACCATATGTGAGTTAAGCCCATGTGGACAGATCAAACTGTGTCCTTAACATGTATCTGCCAGGCCATGGCTATAGCCGTCATAACAAACCAATTGATGTACCAGGTACAGCTATAGACCATGTATTTGTGGTGAGAATACATGGGGGAGTGCCCGATGTCAAGTCTGTCCCATGCTCTATCCTGCTGTACATGGTGGATTCTTTATTGGCCAGGGCGGGATTGGGGGCAGCAGCTTTGGGGTGGGGGTTCAGGGGGTGCAGTCCCCTGCATTTGACTATATATTGACTAATTTTCTATATTCATGTTTTACCCTGGTTTTCCTGTTACTATATAAGCCTTCCCTTGATATTGTGGCCAAAATGGTGGGTATTGGGGATGGGGCCATTGTGGcataatttatctatatttgtgtactAGTGTGTAagaggaatccattgataccaGTATTGTCATGATAGGTCAGTTGAAGGAAATCTGAATATATACCATGTAAATTATCAACATTGTCCCCACCTACACTACATACCATGTGCTAAGCCATTGCCATTACTCTGTTTCTTCTGGCATACTTAAAAATAATCCGAAAAGTAAACGACCTAAAAGTGTTTACCCTGTTGCGTTAGAGTTGGTTTACACTGGTTAGGTGAATTGAAGGCAATTCTTTAATAGGTAGAAGCACTCCCCAGAGGCCAAGTGTCCAACTCCAGATCTCAAAATTTATTTAATAGTCGAAGTTACAGTGACGAAGTGCCCAAGTAGAGGGTTGAGGGTTAAGATCTCCTGGCAAACATTATCTTTCCTTTGGTATGCACAGTAAGGTGTAGCTTCAATTTGGGAATATTTTTTGACTTGGGCTTTGAGCTggcattttctgatttttttatctttatttgcattAAAATTCATGTCTGCAGATTGCTGCCTTTTGTCCTCTACTTGAATATCACCTTCAGTTAGCCCTAACTTAGTGCATCCTTACTGTAAAGCTTTAACAAATTGAAGGGTAAGGGATCTTTGTTTTCCATTAGATAGCTTTTTTTCCAAACAAGTACATGTCAAGTTAAGGGAAACTGCATCAGACTGTTGTTTACCAGTGAAGAAAGAAGTTCAAAGATACTGctacgaatatatataatttaacttGACTTTGTTTAAATGATTCCTCCTTTCACAAGTCACATTGGCATACACACAAACTATGCAGCCCTGTCTTATCAGgctaatgatgatttttttttttttttttttacaataagtGTTGATATTTCTGTGAATGTGGATGtctaattttgattttttaatttcAGGGTCACTCAAAATGTGTAGAgctgagaaagatgaagaaagaggagctTCAGAAGAAGCTCCTCGAACTGAAGCAGGAGCTGTCTGGCCTGCGTGTAGCTAAGGTTACAGGTGGTGCTGCATCTAAGCTCTGCAAGATGTAAGTAATTGTACAGTACATTTGGATTCATTGTGCCGTACAATAGATTCACTTGACAAATACTAAAGTTTTGGGTCTTTTGTAGATGATTCTTTCACTCTGGTTCCTAAAGAAGACAAAATATCAGTGGGTCAGTAAAGAGTAACTTTCAAAAAGGTAAACTACCAAATCTTTCTCCTGCATCCATGACCAgttataacaaacaataacaggTGCAAAAAATAGGAATTACATTTGTCAGTTTAATGAGTTATGACAATTTGATTAGTTAACATTAATGGaaatggaaagattttttttataattctaaagCACTGTAATGTAAGTGGAGGGTGATAAGAACATGCAGTCATTGTAAAATTTGGGTGCGGGCCGGGTGATGTGAACTTGCTGTTGTGAGCGTTTCGGCTGAAGGCCAGAAGGACAGGAACAacttgccatgagtgcacaaagcccTAGGAGGGTGCTTTCTCATTTGGCAATTAGAAAGGGGCTTTGGCATTATTACCAGTGATGAATGAGTGGAATGAAgtgcctgtgagccatgactAGAAGAGTTCTGTCTCCAAGGAGTACAGCATTTCCAGGCTCTATTAGTTTAGGTAGTTAGGGACTACTTAGAGAGACGATATGGAGTCTGTGCTAGGAAAGCCATCTATTAAAAGCTTTCACATATAagcaaaataacattgcaaagagaGGCATAGGGTTTTGTcaccacaagtgtgtgtgtgtgtgtgtgtgtgtgtgtgtttgcctggcTGCTCATGTAAGCCAAATTCCCACATTTTAGGCCATGTGATTGCTGTGAAGCGCACAGATTCAAAGGCCAAATGTACTTTTTCTAGTAGTATGACAAGCCAGGATTTGCAACTTTGCCCAAAAATCATTTCACTAACCATTAGGTTGGAGTATAAAATTTAGGCCCTTACAGCTGAGCCTATTTACTCATAGGCCATGGATGACATTATTCATGTTGTAGCCAACTTGGACATGGCTCTGGGCAAAGGGTCATTCATGTCTTGTTACGATGAcgcatatattaaattttatgctGTTTAATGCCCATACCAAATGCCCATGTAGTGTATCTCTGAATATGCAAAAACATTAAAAGGTAAGAGGTATAAAATAATCTTATCACTGTGCGACTCGTTGAGCACTATGCACTGGCTGCATGTGAAAAAAGCCCTAGAGGCAAGTGCCAAGGGGAGGCTAGGTGAACCCCATATTTCTCTCGAAAGGCAATTGGTTAATGGTTTGAGTTGCAGTAGTTTTTGACGGATATTACATGTATCCCCAAGAAATctcttcatatcatttttttctagtacactaatattttcctttccattacaGCCGTGTTGTTAGGAAGTCCATTCACCGTGTTCACACCATCATTGgacagaagacaaaggagaatcTGAGGAAGTTCTATAAGGttagttatatttatttgtgaagagtaagcataaatataaataagtataaaaccATATCGAAGGATAAACTTTGTAATATGCATATAGCCATATATAATTTGCACTGGTATGCCACTTTTTAAAGCATATTAAGAGTACTGTTAATAGTTTTGTTATAACCAGCCACATAATCACTAATTTTAATGCCGACATTTCCCTTCCACCCCATAAAATGGCTATGATCTTAAAGGGTTCCACCTTTCAAGGACTCTTAGTATTTGGTACTGAACTGAAGGAAGTGAATGGAATTGTCAAGCTGGGACCTTTaacataaattttaaaaattagaaGTGGTTCATAGAATAATTAAAATTGCAAAATATTTTCAATTTGAGTGTGCTAACCTGTCATTATAATTGAAGTAACATGTTTTCAGTTTTAATACCATTAATGGTTATTCCTGTAGCTTTTGTCTACATGCTAAGGTTATGTATGGTATGGTATGTGCCATTATTAGCCAGTGCATTTAATATAATGCTGAAATTaaatatttgtcttttcttttgcaGGGAAAGAAGTTCAAGCCTCTTGACCTCCGCCCAAAGAAGACCCGTGCTATCCGCCGTTCCCTGAACAAGTCTGAGAGAGCCATTATTAGCGCAAAGGAGACTAAGCGCAGATGGAACTTCCCCCAGAGGAAATATGCTGTTAaggcataagtaaataaatgatgagcggtaattttttctttatttaaaccCTTTGCAACATTTTTGagtgaggagaaaaaataaaatagcccCACCCCCTgcagagaatgagagggatgacCATCAAAGAACTTTCCCAAGAAAGTAACAGGTTTTCGGTGCAAAAAAATACCTTTTAAAGGTTGACCTTCAGCAAATGCAAGGTGTCACATGGTCATTAAATATGAATTTTATCATTGATATGCACATTTGTGGCTAAGGAACATTATgaactcaccctccttcccctaataTTTTTGAAGCATTTCTTGACCAGTGACTGAAAATTACACACTATAATAGCACAGTGTGTAACAGTTAATTATACATTTGCAAAGCTTCGCTTCAGATTTTTCATTTGAATATGCCAATGTCTTATAACTATGAAAGCCAACCTGAATCTCATCAAACTGAAGTAAAACTGGCTGACGTGATTTAGAATTACACTTTGTATTTGGAAATTTTCACAAGATTTTTTTGCCGTTGTTTGATAATGGTTACCTTAATGTATAGATGTGCCTTGGCCAATAAAGCTGTAGGTTCCTTGACACAGAAGAGTgcattaaaaatgtatatacatataatctgaaGATCCACGCTCTTGTTATGCCAATCTGAGTAACACTCTACAGTGGCGAGGATAGCTTGGCTCCCATTTAAATTTTATGATAGTGTCCTTCCGCTGGGGAAAATGCGTACTCATTTCCAATATTTTTGTCTCTGCACATCTTTCCGCTGGGGAAAATGCGTGCTCATTTCCAATATTTTTGTCTCTGCACAAAGTGCttacccacaaaggagtcaattacttgtgctatgaatatcgatggtgttatttttattataaacattataattactatgttataaacagtaacagcaaaataagatgacctataatattttcgtaaatcaaaaaagggtaaaagggcaagatgggcagtacttgtaactggctcactggtgacttagtacaagtgtagccacctatgcttaaaacaatcaaacgagtaactctcagtgggcatagcacatacgtacatgtcatgcctgcACATTGAAGCACTAGCAGCAATGCAAATTTGTCTATTACTATGTTCCAGTAATGACTTTTGCTTTGGAAACTCTCCTTTGCAGTTTGCTTCAGTCCACTGGTGCAAATCTCGGTTCTTCCAAAGACACTATAAGGCATAAATATATTTCGTGAATCTCTACCCGAATGTGACCACGTTTTTTTAGAATTTCAACTTGTATATTAACCTGACTGTCATGTAAACATCCCCAATGTGTAATCTTCTACAGCTCAAGATAAGAGACTGAAAAATAGGAATGCAAGAGTAAATTAATCTGGAATTACTAATTCTCAGTCCAATAGGATCTTTTTAGAATCCGTTTAAGCAGCGGTATAATCACAGAAGGCTCTAGAGTCCATGACTGGGCTGCCAAAAATCAGTAATATTTCATCTCGGCCATGTTAATCCTGTACTtttgagtatatatacaaaacccaaggaaatatgcataaaataagtatatttatgtaaaacatAAAAGACAAGAAAGTATTGAAATGTGGTTATTTGTTTTGTTCAAATAAGAAGTGCATGATAATAGAAGATGCTAGAACTTCTAAAGCAGCAAACATATTTGTGAAATACTGTAATCATGTACATTTTTGAAAATAAGAACTGTAATTCATTGCCTCCTAGAGAACATGGGGTTCACTTGACCTCTGCTCCAGGTAATTGTGTGACTGACTGGGTTTACTTCAGGAGGCTGTTTCTTGCACGCCCATCGCATTGCATCTGCTGCATCACACCAGCAAgttttttttaatacttgtaAGCAAAACATTTGCATATTGAGATCCATGACATGCATTTCAGTTGCTAGATGGAACAGTACATTAGAATACACTTCCATTAATAAGGTATGTGGTTTTActgaggaacagaaaaaaaaaatgttaatcttGATTTTACTAATTATGAAATTGTATGAAGTAGTATACAAaggcaaacataaaaaaaatataataataatgatatgagtagaaaaaaaaatatatatatatattatatatataatatatatattatatatatgatatatattatatatataatatatattatatatattatatataatatatattatatatataatatatattatatatatatatttattgtacattatatatataatatatatatattatattatatatatatatattatatatatatatgtatattatatatatattatatatatacattatatatatattatatatatatcattatatatatattatatatatatcatatatattatatatatatatcatatatatatattatatatatattatatatatatatattatatatatattatatatatatatatatatatatatatattatatataatatatatatatatatatataaaatattatatatatataaaatattatatatatataaaatattatatatataaaatattatatatataaaatattatatatatataaaatattatatatataatattatatatgtataatattatatatataatatatatgatatatatatatatatatatatatgatatatatatatatatatatatataatattatatatataatagtatatgtgtgtatatatatatatatatatatatatatatatatatatatatataatttgaaggcTCACACTGCATTATGCCTATGTTAAATCCTTAGAATCACATGTTAATTGATCACAAATTGCAAACCAGTTTTGATAACAACTGAACTGCAGAAGCTAATTTCACACCAGCAGCCCAGCCATACTGACACTACAAGGACTCGGGTGAAGCAAAGCTATATTCCCAAATAATAGTCAAGAATAATTGTGCATTTTTTAATCAAGTAATAATGGAATTTACACCAAAATTTGCAACATAGTCATTGGGTTTATAAAtggtatatacaaaatatatgcattgatataaaACATCCTATTTATACAGTTGCCTTAAAAATAATTTAACATGCAATTTGTATGCTTACCATTCAATCTACTTATTAGCTACAAACAAATGATTGTAAAAATCCAATTTTTGCTTGTGCATATTCCTTGAAAGATAATAGAGAAAACCAGATATAGCATTCAAAATATTAAAGGCAACTGGAATGTTGGAGAAATTTACCATAGCGAATAGAGAAAACTTCACGTTTTTattgcctttcctttttttttttttcttttgaggggaCCGTCCCTTAACATGGATGGGGCTGGGTCGGAGTGGCGGAAAATGTGTTATAACACCCAGTACGAGTGTAGAAGATGACTCCGCGAATATGAACGCCGGCGACGAGAAATCGGGCAGTGTCAGCGATTTTCACCTTTCTGCACTCTTGCCTTAGAGAGGCGAACATGACacgttttattttgatattacctAATAAAATGGATCACAGAAGTGTCTAATTATAACAGTTTCTTCCCG from Penaeus chinensis breed Huanghai No. 1 chromosome 31, ASM1920278v2, whole genome shotgun sequence includes:
- the LOC125041673 gene encoding 60S ribosomal protein L35-like: MRISLVTCLPECFLSEDVQRSLHTQHPSKMGHSKCVELRKMKKEELQKKLLELKQELSGLRVAKVTGGAASKLCKIRVVRKSIHRVHTIIGQKTKENLRKFYKGKKFKPLDLRPKKTRAIRRSLNKSERAIISAKETKRRWNFPQRKYAVKA